The following are encoded together in the Planctomycetia bacterium genome:
- a CDS encoding phenylalanine--tRNA ligase subunit beta: MKLPVSWLKEYVDITVSIPELVDKLTLAGLEVISARLIGVSVPEGLKCKIEDPGPVWAKDKIVTARILEISKVPETDKLKFVKLDLGKGGEPKTVITGAGNINPGESGQVVVLAYAGAILFDGYSDKKELKELKPKPIRGFPSDSMVCSVRELGISDDHEGILLLPGETPVGAPLVDLLGDIVLEIDVLPNMARCNSILGLAREVAAITGQRLKSPSLAVSQQGPAIADKVSIEIADSTLSRRYTAMLIEQVKVQPSPHWMQRRLTLAGMRPINNIVDITNYMMLLLGQPLHAFDYDTLVKRAGGKSPELTVRLAQAGEKLVTLDNVERKLEPHHLVIADTAGVIALAGVMGGLETEVSDKTTRVLLESAHFNAATIRKTARELNLFSEASMRFSKGLHPELALPTAEGTAEYLRQLASGMVCQGAVDCYPAPLTPAPIKLELAYVERLLGMVIPVQDMERILRSLEYRVDIPPGGAVLTVVPPAHRVDIQHGAADVVEDIARIYGYDKLPVTSLADALPQQLDNPSLMGEERVRDVLAGLGLQEVMSYALTSPEREAPLGISGSAVELANPIHSERGIMRRSVLASVLQVAAMNLKHRSTVNLFEIGNVYIPKSDARLPEESRRLVITITGQRSTDHWDTTDKQPSLDFFDLKGLVESLLSRLHVPSLAFEPLTTVELHPGQSAQVKSSEQILGKLGQLHPQVASAYELGRHKILVADLDLESILSLMPAWHSFQSISTFPPVLEDIALVVDETLPADKLEAEIKAGGGELLRGIRLFDVYRGQNLPAGKKSLAYALTYQAMDRSLTDKEVSKVRAKIVGRVEKLLGAVLRA; this comes from the coding sequence ATGAAGTTGCCTGTTTCCTGGCTTAAAGAATACGTTGATATCACGGTTTCTATCCCTGAGTTGGTTGACAAACTGACTCTGGCCGGGCTGGAAGTCATTAGTGCCAGGCTGATTGGGGTGAGTGTGCCGGAAGGATTGAAATGCAAGATTGAAGACCCGGGGCCGGTCTGGGCCAAGGACAAGATTGTCACTGCCCGCATACTCGAAATTTCCAAAGTGCCTGAAACCGACAAACTCAAGTTCGTCAAACTTGACCTGGGCAAAGGTGGCGAGCCGAAAACGGTTATTACCGGTGCCGGGAACATCAATCCTGGTGAAAGTGGCCAGGTGGTTGTGTTGGCCTACGCGGGTGCCATCCTTTTTGATGGCTACTCTGATAAGAAGGAACTGAAAGAACTCAAGCCAAAACCAATCCGGGGTTTCCCCAGCGATTCGATGGTCTGCTCAGTTCGTGAACTGGGTATCTCCGACGATCATGAAGGCATTCTGTTGCTGCCGGGAGAGACACCCGTTGGTGCGCCACTGGTTGATCTGCTAGGCGACATCGTTCTGGAGATAGATGTTCTACCCAACATGGCACGATGCAACTCGATCCTGGGATTGGCCCGCGAGGTAGCAGCCATCACAGGGCAACGTCTCAAATCACCATCACTTGCCGTATCTCAGCAGGGACCTGCTATTGCTGACAAAGTTTCGATAGAGATTGCTGATTCAACACTGTCCCGGCGTTATACAGCCATGCTCATCGAGCAGGTGAAGGTGCAGCCATCGCCTCACTGGATGCAGCGCAGACTGACTCTCGCGGGCATGCGACCAATCAATAATATTGTTGATATCACCAATTACATGATGCTGTTGTTGGGGCAGCCACTGCATGCTTTTGATTACGATACTCTGGTTAAGCGAGCAGGTGGCAAGTCGCCTGAGTTGACAGTGCGTCTCGCCCAAGCCGGGGAAAAACTGGTAACGCTCGATAATGTGGAACGTAAACTCGAACCGCATCATCTGGTAATTGCTGATACCGCAGGTGTAATCGCCCTGGCTGGCGTGATGGGTGGATTGGAAACGGAAGTCAGCGACAAAACCACTCGTGTCTTACTCGAATCAGCCCATTTCAATGCTGCAACGATTCGCAAGACTGCCCGCGAACTCAATCTCTTTAGCGAAGCGAGCATGCGTTTCAGCAAAGGGCTGCATCCAGAGCTGGCCTTACCTACTGCTGAGGGCACAGCTGAGTATCTGCGTCAGTTGGCAAGTGGTATGGTCTGCCAGGGTGCCGTTGATTGCTATCCGGCTCCGCTGACGCCTGCTCCCATTAAACTCGAACTGGCATACGTTGAACGATTGCTCGGCATGGTAATTCCTGTTCAGGACATGGAACGCATTCTCCGTTCACTGGAATACCGTGTGGATATTCCCCCCGGTGGTGCAGTTCTCACCGTAGTTCCACCTGCGCATCGTGTTGATATTCAGCATGGTGCAGCGGATGTCGTGGAAGACATTGCCCGAATCTATGGCTATGACAAGTTGCCTGTCACATCGCTGGCAGATGCTTTGCCTCAACAGCTCGATAATCCATCGCTGATGGGCGAAGAGCGTGTACGGGATGTTCTGGCTGGTCTGGGACTGCAGGAAGTGATGAGTTATGCACTGACTTCCCCTGAACGCGAAGCACCACTGGGAATCTCCGGATCAGCAGTTGAGCTGGCGAATCCCATTCACAGCGAACGAGGCATCATGCGCCGCAGTGTGCTCGCCAGCGTGCTGCAGGTGGCTGCGATGAACTTGAAACACCGCTCTACGGTGAACTTGTTCGAGATAGGGAATGTGTACATTCCAAAATCAGATGCCAGGCTGCCTGAAGAATCCAGGCGACTGGTCATTACAATAACTGGACAGCGGTCAACAGATCACTGGGATACGACTGATAAGCAGCCATCGCTCGATTTCTTTGACCTGAAAGGGCTGGTGGAATCTCTGCTCTCACGACTTCACGTGCCATCGCTGGCTTTTGAACCATTGACAACAGTTGAACTCCATCCCGGTCAAAGTGCTCAGGTTAAGTCAAGTGAACAGATTCTGGGTAAACTAGGTCAACTTCACCCACAGGTTGCTAGTGCTTACGAGTTGGGAAGACACAAAATTCTGGTTGCAGACCTGGATCTCGAGAGCATCCTGTCACTGATGCCTGCATGGCATTCATTCCAGTCGATTTCAACTTTTCCACCTGTTTTGGAAGATATTGCCCTCGTTGTTGATGAAA